The following are encoded together in the Corynebacterium jeikeium genome:
- the lysA gene encoding diaminopimelate decarboxylase → MDPETHLNSTPLRRRTASTAEFNAIPAHVYPQSLRREAAGERQGEVTIGGVPIAEIAETFGTPAFVMDEEDFRARCRRLAKAFGGGHYVHYASKAFLSKTVARWVMEEGLSLDVASLGELQVALAAGFPAERITVHGNNKSPEFLRLAVSEGAELIVVDSLQEIEALSTVAGELGKSQDVLVRVTPGVHVDTHEFIATSHEDQKFGFSLASGAAHRAAMACHTADGVRLRGLHCHVGSQVFEASGFALAAERLLGLWKQLLDSTAALSDAPTSLDTLDLGGGYGIAYMPDQEALDVEEVASDLKSKVRKAAEAAGVPVPKLNVEPGRAIAGPSMITLYRVGTVKDVEVADGMTRRYISVDGGMSDNIRPALYQAEYDCRVANREVAGELLPTRIVGSHCESGDVLVNDALVPDDVRPGDLLMIGATGAYCYAMASRYNMMTRPPVVRVADGEARLMIRRETIDDVLALEE, encoded by the coding sequence TTGGATCCGGAGACTCACCTGAACTCCACGCCTTTGCGCCGCCGTACGGCCAGCACCGCGGAGTTCAACGCGATTCCCGCGCACGTCTACCCGCAGAGCCTTCGACGCGAGGCGGCGGGGGAGCGACAGGGAGAGGTCACCATCGGCGGCGTACCGATCGCAGAGATCGCCGAGACTTTCGGCACGCCTGCGTTCGTCATGGACGAGGAGGACTTCCGCGCCCGCTGCCGCCGCCTGGCGAAGGCTTTCGGCGGGGGACACTATGTGCACTATGCCTCCAAGGCATTCTTGTCTAAGACGGTCGCCCGCTGGGTGATGGAAGAGGGGCTATCCCTGGACGTTGCCTCCCTCGGCGAGCTGCAGGTTGCCCTGGCCGCGGGATTCCCTGCCGAGCGCATTACCGTGCACGGCAACAACAAGTCCCCGGAGTTCCTGCGCCTGGCGGTCTCCGAGGGCGCAGAGCTAATCGTCGTGGACTCGCTGCAGGAGATCGAGGCGCTGTCCACCGTCGCCGGTGAGCTGGGGAAGTCTCAGGATGTGCTGGTGCGTGTGACTCCTGGTGTGCACGTCGATACCCATGAGTTCATCGCCACTAGCCACGAGGATCAGAAGTTTGGATTCTCCTTGGCTTCCGGCGCAGCTCATCGTGCGGCCATGGCGTGTCACACCGCTGACGGAGTGCGCTTGCGCGGACTGCACTGCCACGTCGGCTCCCAGGTGTTCGAGGCCTCTGGCTTCGCCCTGGCCGCAGAGCGTCTGCTGGGCCTATGGAAGCAACTGTTGGATTCCACCGCGGCGCTTTCGGACGCCCCTACGTCGCTGGATACCCTCGATCTCGGTGGTGGCTACGGTATCGCCTACATGCCGGATCAGGAGGCTTTGGACGTGGAAGAGGTGGCGTCCGACCTCAAGAGCAAGGTGCGCAAGGCGGCAGAGGCAGCCGGTGTGCCCGTGCCGAAGCTAAACGTCGAGCCTGGCCGAGCGATTGCCGGACCGTCGATGATCACGCTCTACCGGGTGGGTACGGTCAAGGACGTCGAAGTGGCTGACGGCATGACCCGCCGCTACATCTCCGTCGACGGTGGTATGAGTGACAACATCCGTCCCGCCCTCTACCAGGCGGAGTACGACTGCCGTGTGGCCAACCGTGAGGTCGCGGGCGAGTTGCTGCCGACCCGCATCGTGGGCTCCCACTGTGAGTCGGGCGACGTGCTGGTCAACGACGCGCTGGTGCCGGATGATGTTCGTCCCGGAGATTTGTTGATGATTGGCGCGACCGGCGCGTACTGCTACGCGATGGCTTCTCGCTACAACATGATGACCCGCCCCCCGGTGGTGCGTGTGGCCGACGGTGAGGCACGGTTGATGATTCGGCGTGAAACCATCGACGACGTGCTGGCTTTGGAGGAGTAA
- the thrC gene encoding threonine synthase, which produces MTNKVLNHWTGLINMYRDRMPFAKDWEPVTLNEGGTPLLRANYLSEITGCDVYLKIEGANPTGSFKDRGMTVAVTDAYHKGQKVLMCASTGNTSASAAAYAARAGLKSAVLIPEGKIAQGKLAQAVMHGAQIIQVRGNFDDCLELVRKTTTEFPEIALVNSVNPMRIEGQKTAAFEIVDCLGDAPDVHFLPVGNAGNITAYWKGYSEYAEDGVSTQRPVMKGVQAAGAAPLVKGEPVLEPETIATAIRIGNPASWQQAVAAKEESGGDFRAQTDEQILEAYRTIAGREGIFVEPASASSVAGLLDAHANGELTAGQRIVCTVTGHGLKDPTTALSQMPEPTVTDVDPHAVADKLGLK; this is translated from the coding sequence ATGACGAACAAGGTTCTGAACCACTGGACCGGCCTGATCAACATGTACCGCGATCGGATGCCGTTCGCGAAGGACTGGGAGCCGGTGACCCTCAACGAGGGCGGCACTCCGTTGCTACGCGCGAACTACCTGTCGGAGATCACCGGCTGCGATGTTTACCTCAAGATCGAGGGCGCCAACCCCACCGGTTCCTTCAAGGATCGCGGCATGACCGTTGCCGTCACCGACGCTTACCACAAGGGCCAGAAGGTTCTGATGTGCGCCTCGACTGGCAACACCTCGGCTTCCGCCGCTGCCTACGCAGCTCGCGCCGGTCTGAAGTCCGCCGTGCTGATCCCAGAGGGCAAGATCGCCCAGGGCAAGCTCGCACAGGCTGTCATGCACGGTGCACAGATCATCCAGGTCCGCGGCAACTTTGACGACTGCCTCGAGCTGGTGCGCAAGACCACTACCGAGTTCCCGGAGATCGCCCTGGTTAACTCAGTGAACCCAATGCGCATTGAGGGGCAAAAGACCGCCGCGTTTGAGATTGTGGATTGTCTTGGTGACGCCCCCGACGTTCACTTCCTGCCAGTCGGCAACGCGGGCAACATCACGGCGTATTGGAAGGGCTACTCCGAGTACGCAGAAGATGGCGTTTCCACCCAGCGTCCCGTGATGAAGGGTGTGCAGGCAGCAGGCGCTGCTCCACTGGTCAAAGGCGAGCCCGTGCTGGAGCCGGAGACGATCGCCACCGCGATCCGCATCGGTAACCCGGCTTCTTGGCAGCAGGCAGTTGCCGCCAAGGAGGAGTCGGGTGGCGACTTCCGCGCTCAGACCGACGAGCAGATCCTGGAGGCCTACCGCACCATCGCAGGACGTGAGGGCATCTTTGTTGAGCCGGCATCTGCGTCTTCCGTTGCGGGCCTGCTGGATGCTCATGCCAACGGCGAGTTGACCGCAGGACAGCGCATTGTGTGCACCGTTACCGGCCACGGCTTGAAGGACCCGACGACCGCTCTGTCTCAGATGCCGGAGCCCACCGTCACGGACGTGGATCCGCACGCCGTTGCAGACAAGCTGGGTTTGAAGTAA
- the argS gene encoding arginine--tRNA ligase, whose product MTPAELSELITETARTTLDAHGLDSSVVPESATVERPRNPEHGDYATNIAMQVAKKAGTNPREFGTWLAESLGAHEGIDEATVAGPGFINIRLAAAAQGKIVEDILTAGANFGHGDELAGAAINLEFVSANPTGPIHLGGTRWAAVGDSLGRVLNARGAKVTREYYFNDHGAQIDRFARSLVAAAKGEPTPEDGYGGDYIQDIASQIVEANPDWQKLGADEAQELFRSQGVELMFAHIKRTLAEFGTEFDVYFHENSLFESGAVEAAIQKIKDNGNLYEADGAWWLRSTNFGDDKDRVVIKSDGNAAYIAGDIAYVADKFDRGHNLCIYMLGADHHGYIARLRAAAAAMGYDPQQVEVLIGQLVNLVKDGKAVRMSKRAGTVITLDDLVEAIGVDAARYAMIRSSVDSSLDIDMDLWASKSNDNPVFYVQYAHARLCSLARKAEDLGVTREGADLSLLTHDREGDLIRTLGEFPAVVKTAAELREPHRVARYAESLAGTFHRFYDACQILPKPSDDEQTVAENKALFAARLSLAAASRQTLANALELLGVAAPERM is encoded by the coding sequence GTGACTCCTGCTGAATTGTCTGAACTGATTACCGAAACTGCCCGCACGACCCTGGATGCCCACGGTCTGGATTCCTCCGTGGTGCCGGAGAGCGCGACCGTGGAACGCCCGCGCAACCCGGAGCACGGCGATTATGCAACGAACATCGCCATGCAGGTGGCCAAGAAGGCCGGCACAAACCCCCGCGAGTTCGGCACCTGGCTAGCGGAATCCCTCGGCGCGCACGAGGGCATCGACGAAGCCACCGTCGCCGGCCCGGGCTTCATCAACATCCGCCTAGCTGCTGCCGCGCAGGGCAAGATCGTCGAGGACATCCTCACTGCCGGCGCGAACTTCGGCCACGGCGATGAGCTTGCAGGCGCTGCCATCAACCTGGAGTTCGTCTCCGCCAACCCGACTGGCCCGATCCACCTGGGCGGCACCCGCTGGGCGGCCGTCGGTGACTCCCTGGGGCGCGTGCTTAACGCCCGCGGCGCGAAGGTCACCCGCGAGTATTACTTCAACGACCACGGCGCGCAGATCGATCGCTTTGCCCGCTCCTTGGTGGCCGCCGCGAAGGGTGAACCCACGCCGGAGGATGGTTACGGCGGAGATTACATCCAGGACATCGCCTCCCAGATCGTAGAGGCCAACCCGGATTGGCAGAAGCTCGGCGCGGACGAGGCACAGGAGCTATTCCGCTCCCAGGGTGTGGAGCTGATGTTCGCTCACATCAAGCGCACTCTTGCGGAGTTCGGCACGGAATTCGATGTGTACTTCCACGAGAACTCCCTGTTCGAGTCCGGTGCGGTGGAGGCTGCGATCCAGAAGATCAAGGACAACGGCAACCTCTATGAAGCCGACGGTGCATGGTGGCTGCGCTCCACCAACTTCGGCGACGATAAGGACCGTGTGGTCATCAAGTCCGACGGCAACGCGGCATACATCGCTGGTGATATTGCCTATGTGGCCGACAAGTTCGATCGTGGCCACAACCTGTGCATTTACATGCTGGGTGCCGATCACCACGGTTACATCGCTCGCCTCCGTGCAGCCGCTGCTGCCATGGGATACGACCCGCAGCAGGTGGAGGTGCTCATCGGCCAGCTGGTGAACCTGGTCAAGGACGGCAAGGCCGTCCGCATGTCGAAGCGCGCCGGAACCGTCATCACTCTGGACGACCTGGTGGAGGCTATCGGCGTGGATGCTGCCCGCTACGCCATGATCCGCAGCTCTGTGGATTCCTCCCTGGACATCGACATGGATCTGTGGGCCTCGAAGTCCAACGACAACCCGGTGTTCTACGTCCAGTACGCGCACGCCCGCTTGTGCTCTCTGGCGCGCAAGGCCGAGGACCTCGGTGTTACTCGCGAGGGTGCCGATCTTTCTCTGCTGACCCACGACCGCGAAGGCGACCTGATCCGTACCCTGGGTGAGTTCCCGGCTGTGGTGAAGACCGCCGCCGAGCTACGTGAACCCCACCGTGTAGCCCGCTATGCCGAGTCGCTGGCCGGCACCTTTCACCGTTTCTACGATGCGTGCCAGATCCTGCCGAAGCCCAGCGATGATGAGCAGACTGTGGCGGAGAACAAGGCTCTGTTCGCCGCCCGCCTGTCCCTGGCTGCCGCTTCCCGCCAGACCCTGGCCAATGCGCTCGAGCTGTTGGGCGTGGCCGCCCCGGAGCGCATGTAG
- a CDS encoding AAA family ATPase: MTLSTKASPKASFVLESLDVQNFAGIESAHFAPSTTGVTVVHGSNEAGKSSLMNAFSLLLSDWKVSTSSKKVSGFFPVGSGTKPRITARLQLGENLVEYTKDFENKKVLLDVLRPFVHNYTGDQAMEKFSELLNDSIDSALREALFVSQGQRLGALDFTAIPSLSSALRTAGDGAVDDSASAAGGISEGDQGAAELLVRLIDDEDKKLRDRRVNRNSKGELAAAEADLASAQEALATAELEYNNAQTAISEIESKQIQRADAEDDLPDAQKEFDECAERLEAAKKIAEALSALEDELGLKQDQVGRWKEASEARERQKLAQGELEQLLNTATEELRGVQKKAEEQQAKRGEAKKAFDNAHAAYVRAEKRAKLATALKNAAEVQGRLESATEERESAVKLDAKVAELAQKVDRNPATPKAEQRIREAMTDLDAQLKIRDAGATSVEVKGPAGSTIVDSGVEVTLGESGLEKKVTTEWAVALGEYEVRVTPAQDSSNLDRNVDEALQKVNAELSAVGREHVTLESPRAEILEEFGLAVRARNEDEETLRDQRANLKAILGKHTISDLNGQVESLTAEVERLRETASTLRSDANVEAGESIDVDEAVAALEEATRIRDEANERLLSMQNNDAIERRIQYEAKVDNLQQQLDGAVRDLEAARERYSDEALNAKCTQAIQAVDVVRDKLDSKRREVGELGDVADVQASFEGAQSRVNMLNQQIQECRVDIAALNAKLGQARGSAETKEQAEAEVERLEGVVARLRRQANAAELLHQVVQESRKRMQERYSEPYRKALNKLSGIVFGSDVDLGVDERFQVSSRAIGNVRLDKEQLSGGAQEQVEILQLLAIARLVGHDGSGVPIFLDDVLGFSDTNRAKSMNKVLGALGRENQIIVLTCDKDRFSRIPGVDYQSIDSIKKAGVRP, translated from the coding sequence ATGACATTGTCTACCAAGGCATCGCCAAAGGCCAGCTTCGTGCTGGAGAGCCTGGATGTGCAGAATTTCGCTGGCATCGAATCCGCACATTTCGCCCCAAGCACGACGGGCGTGACCGTTGTCCACGGCAGTAACGAGGCCGGAAAATCGAGCCTGATGAATGCCTTTAGCCTGTTGCTTTCCGATTGGAAGGTCTCGACATCCTCCAAGAAAGTCAGCGGCTTCTTCCCTGTGGGCAGCGGCACCAAACCGAGGATCACCGCCCGACTGCAGCTGGGCGAGAATCTGGTGGAGTACACCAAGGACTTCGAGAATAAGAAGGTGCTCCTAGATGTGCTGCGCCCCTTCGTGCATAACTACACCGGTGACCAGGCCATGGAGAAGTTTAGCGAGCTGCTGAACGACAGCATCGACTCCGCACTGCGCGAAGCACTTTTCGTCAGCCAGGGTCAGCGCCTGGGCGCCCTCGATTTCACAGCCATTCCCTCACTGTCCTCGGCTCTGCGCACTGCTGGTGACGGTGCTGTGGACGATTCTGCCAGCGCCGCCGGAGGAATCAGCGAAGGTGACCAGGGTGCCGCGGAGCTGCTGGTCCGTCTGATTGACGATGAAGACAAAAAGCTGCGGGACCGCCGAGTTAACAGGAATTCCAAGGGAGAGCTGGCCGCAGCCGAGGCAGATTTGGCGAGTGCGCAGGAAGCCCTAGCGACCGCCGAGCTGGAATACAACAATGCGCAGACAGCGATTAGCGAAATCGAATCCAAGCAGATTCAACGCGCTGATGCCGAAGACGACCTCCCGGATGCTCAAAAAGAGTTCGACGAATGCGCTGAGCGCCTGGAAGCTGCGAAGAAGATCGCGGAGGCTTTGAGTGCTCTGGAAGATGAGCTGGGACTGAAGCAGGACCAGGTCGGGCGATGGAAGGAAGCCTCCGAGGCGCGGGAGAGGCAGAAACTCGCGCAAGGGGAGCTAGAGCAGTTGCTCAACACCGCAACGGAGGAGCTACGTGGCGTCCAGAAAAAGGCCGAGGAACAACAGGCCAAGCGGGGCGAGGCGAAGAAAGCCTTCGACAATGCCCACGCCGCGTACGTGCGTGCGGAAAAGCGTGCCAAATTGGCCACCGCGTTGAAGAACGCGGCGGAGGTCCAGGGGCGGCTGGAGTCCGCGACAGAGGAGCGGGAAAGTGCGGTGAAGCTGGATGCAAAGGTCGCGGAGCTGGCGCAGAAGGTGGATCGTAACCCGGCCACGCCCAAGGCGGAACAGCGTATCCGCGAGGCGATGACGGACCTGGACGCGCAGCTAAAGATCCGCGATGCAGGCGCGACCTCCGTGGAGGTCAAGGGGCCGGCTGGCAGCACCATCGTGGACAGCGGGGTGGAGGTTACCCTGGGGGAGAGCGGCCTGGAGAAGAAGGTCACCACCGAATGGGCAGTAGCCCTGGGCGAATACGAGGTACGCGTCACCCCGGCGCAGGATTCCAGCAACCTCGACCGGAATGTCGACGAGGCCCTGCAGAAGGTCAATGCGGAGCTATCGGCAGTCGGGCGTGAGCATGTAACACTCGAAAGCCCCCGTGCGGAGATTCTTGAAGAGTTTGGGCTGGCTGTGCGGGCTCGAAACGAGGACGAGGAAACCCTGCGGGACCAACGCGCAAACCTGAAGGCGATACTAGGTAAGCACACGATTTCCGACCTGAATGGCCAGGTTGAAAGCCTCACCGCCGAGGTAGAAAGGCTGCGGGAAACCGCTAGTACCTTGCGAAGTGACGCCAACGTGGAAGCTGGCGAAAGCATCGACGTGGATGAAGCTGTTGCCGCGCTGGAGGAAGCTACCCGAATTCGGGACGAAGCCAATGAACGGCTGCTTTCCATGCAGAACAACGACGCGATCGAGCGGAGAATCCAGTACGAGGCAAAGGTGGACAATCTGCAGCAACAGCTGGATGGGGCGGTGAGGGATCTGGAAGCAGCCCGCGAGCGCTATTCCGACGAAGCCCTGAACGCGAAGTGCACACAGGCGATACAGGCCGTGGATGTGGTGCGCGACAAATTGGATTCCAAACGCCGGGAGGTGGGCGAGCTCGGCGACGTTGCGGACGTGCAGGCGAGCTTTGAGGGCGCCCAGAGTCGGGTGAACATGCTGAACCAACAGATACAGGAATGCCGCGTGGACATTGCAGCCCTGAACGCCAAGCTCGGGCAGGCCCGCGGGTCCGCAGAAACGAAGGAACAGGCAGAGGCGGAAGTAGAGCGTCTGGAGGGCGTGGTCGCTAGGCTGCGCCGGCAGGCGAATGCCGCGGAGCTACTGCACCAGGTGGTTCAGGAATCGCGGAAGCGGATGCAGGAAAGGTACTCCGAGCCATACCGCAAGGCCCTGAACAAGCTCTCCGGGATTGTCTTCGGTAGCGATGTTGATCTGGGCGTAGATGAGCGGTTCCAGGTGTCGAGCCGAGCCATTGGCAACGTGCGCTTGGATAAGGAGCAACTCTCCGGGGGCGCTCAAGAGCAGGTGGAGATTCTGCAGCTGCTCGCCATCGCCCGCCTGGTGGGGCACGACGGCAGCGGGGTGCCGATTTTCCTAGACGATGTACTTGGATTCAGTGATACCAACAGGGCCAAGAGCATGAATAAGGTGCTCGGCGCCTTGGGGCGGGAGAATCAGATCATCGTTCTGACCTGCGATAAAGATAGGTTCTCGCGGATCCCAGGTGTGGACTACCAGAGCATCGACAGCATTAAGAAGGCTGGAGTTCGTCCCTAG
- a CDS encoding homoserine dehydrogenase — MTEQKFKPGKGIGQTVGVALLGMGTVGAEVLRLLEERSDEFASRIGSPLEVRGIAVSNLSKPRPGVDPEKLTDDALSLVARDDIDLVIEVIGGIDYSREVVLAALRAGKSVVTANKALIAAHADELSAAADESGVDLFFEAAVAAAIPVVGPLRRSLAGDKVNQVMGIVNGTTNFILDAMYTRGASYDEMLAEATELGYAEADPSADVDGFDAASKAAILASLAFHTRVSGEDVHTEGIRDITVADIEAAKAANSTIKLLAICERLVDEEGKESVSASVYPALIPSSHPLSSVSESYNAVFVEAESAGRLMFYGNGAGGGPTASAVLGDVVAVARNIVLGGRGPGESTYASLPIANFGDVSTRYHVDMQVDDRLGVLAEVASVFSEQGVSLKTVRQEGLNDGARLVVITHSAKEKNLEDTVAKLKDLDAVKAIDSVIRMEG; from the coding sequence ATGACCGAGCAGAAATTTAAGCCAGGCAAGGGAATCGGCCAGACCGTAGGTGTGGCTCTGCTGGGCATGGGTACCGTTGGCGCCGAGGTGTTGCGCCTGCTGGAGGAGCGTAGCGACGAGTTCGCGTCCCGCATCGGTAGCCCGCTGGAGGTTCGGGGCATCGCCGTTAGCAACCTCTCCAAGCCCCGCCCGGGAGTGGATCCGGAGAAGCTAACCGACGACGCACTCTCCCTGGTGGCTCGTGACGACATCGACCTGGTCATCGAGGTTATCGGCGGTATCGACTATTCGCGCGAAGTTGTGCTGGCCGCACTGCGCGCCGGAAAATCCGTCGTCACCGCCAACAAGGCTCTCATCGCCGCTCACGCCGACGAGCTGTCCGCCGCGGCCGACGAGTCCGGCGTGGATCTGTTCTTTGAGGCTGCCGTCGCCGCCGCCATCCCGGTGGTTGGTCCGCTGCGCCGCTCCCTGGCTGGTGACAAGGTGAACCAGGTGATGGGCATCGTCAACGGCACCACCAACTTCATCCTCGACGCAATGTACACCCGGGGCGCCAGCTACGACGAAATGCTGGCAGAAGCCACGGAACTGGGCTACGCGGAGGCCGATCCGTCCGCCGACGTCGATGGCTTTGATGCTGCCAGCAAGGCCGCCATCCTGGCCTCCCTGGCATTCCACACCCGCGTGTCCGGCGAGGACGTGCACACCGAAGGCATCCGCGACATCACCGTCGCCGACATTGAGGCGGCCAAGGCCGCAAACTCCACCATCAAGCTTCTGGCCATCTGCGAACGACTGGTGGATGAGGAAGGTAAGGAATCTGTGTCTGCAAGCGTGTACCCGGCGCTGATCCCCAGTAGCCACCCACTGTCCAGTGTGTCTGAGTCCTACAACGCGGTCTTCGTGGAGGCGGAGTCCGCCGGCCGCCTGATGTTCTACGGCAACGGTGCTGGTGGCGGCCCGACTGCCTCCGCCGTTTTGGGTGATGTCGTGGCTGTGGCCCGCAACATCGTGCTTGGCGGCCGCGGACCAGGGGAGTCCACCTATGCCTCCCTGCCTATTGCCAACTTTGGCGATGTAAGCACCCGCTACCACGTAGACATGCAGGTGGATGATCGCCTGGGTGTGCTGGCCGAGGTGGCCTCCGTGTTCTCTGAGCAGGGTGTGTCGCTGAAGACCGTGCGTCAAGAAGGGTTGAACGACGGCGCGCGCCTGGTCGTCATCACCCACAGTGCGAAGGAAAAGAACCTGGAAGACACCGTCGCGAAGCTAAAGGATCTCGACGCTGTCAAGGCAATTGACTCCGTCATCCGCATGGAAGGCTAA
- a CDS encoding metallophosphoesterase family protein, which yields MAATAAHRVRILHTSDWQLGMKRRFLSSEAQSRFDESRLEAVEVLLELAEEKQCDAIVVAGDVFDDNLLKPEIYGRAMDVLKGATVPVFLLPGNHDPLDAASVYHREEFAELSNVFVLRDTVPVAVPNSRGAGAADVALEIVGAPLRGKNADEDLVAAALRDLEPVRGAGVRVLVGHGAVSSFGEKDDLDLIDVDNAARACRERKVDYVALGDTHSTMPLDADASRARVWYSGAQEVTDFVEQDGRGEANSGNVLVVDIAVDPAHPEQQADVQVEEVPVGRWAFKALNATVNSAADIDEFLERLEGIGAKRTTVVKYALEGTLSVHDAAYLDERLAKIAPTFAALYERERLMKLHVIPNEDELSEGLLAQGFVGEAVEELQQLANSDSNDPQQVERAQRAQDALRLLVRLAHQAEKAN from the coding sequence ATGGCAGCAACAGCGGCGCACCGGGTGCGGATCTTGCACACGTCGGATTGGCAACTGGGAATGAAGCGCCGCTTCTTGAGTAGCGAGGCGCAGTCGCGCTTTGATGAATCGCGGTTGGAGGCGGTCGAGGTGTTGCTGGAGCTCGCGGAGGAAAAGCAGTGTGACGCCATCGTGGTGGCCGGCGACGTCTTCGACGACAACCTGCTGAAACCAGAGATCTACGGGCGTGCGATGGATGTGCTGAAGGGGGCGACGGTGCCGGTATTTTTACTGCCTGGCAACCACGACCCGTTGGACGCGGCGAGCGTGTATCACAGGGAGGAGTTTGCTGAGCTGAGCAATGTTTTTGTGCTCAGAGATACGGTCCCAGTCGCGGTGCCGAACTCCCGCGGTGCAGGTGCGGCCGATGTGGCTTTGGAGATTGTGGGGGCCCCGCTGCGAGGGAAGAACGCAGACGAAGACCTGGTGGCAGCCGCTTTGAGAGATTTGGAGCCGGTGCGGGGCGCGGGTGTTCGCGTGTTAGTGGGCCACGGGGCAGTGAGTTCTTTTGGTGAGAAGGATGATCTAGACCTCATCGACGTGGACAATGCAGCCCGGGCGTGCCGTGAGCGAAAGGTGGACTATGTGGCGCTGGGCGACACGCACTCGACAATGCCGCTGGACGCGGACGCATCCCGGGCGCGGGTGTGGTACTCGGGCGCACAGGAGGTCACGGACTTCGTCGAGCAGGACGGGCGCGGTGAGGCAAACTCCGGCAACGTGTTGGTCGTGGACATCGCGGTGGATCCGGCGCACCCAGAGCAACAAGCGGATGTGCAGGTAGAGGAGGTTCCAGTCGGGCGTTGGGCATTCAAGGCGTTGAACGCGACGGTGAACTCGGCGGCGGATATCGATGAGTTTCTGGAGCGACTGGAGGGCATAGGCGCGAAGCGCACCACCGTGGTGAAGTACGCACTGGAGGGGACGCTCTCCGTCCACGATGCCGCGTACCTGGACGAGCGGCTGGCGAAGATCGCACCGACCTTCGCTGCTCTCTACGAACGTGAAAGGCTAATGAAGCTTCACGTCATTCCCAACGAAGACGAGCTTTCTGAAGGGCTGCTTGCCCAAGGCTTTGTCGGTGAGGCAGTAGAAGAACTGCAGCAGCTAGCGAATTCAGATAGCAATGATCCGCAACAAGTCGAGCGGGCGCAGCGGGCGCAGGATGCGCTGCGGTTGTTGGTGCGCCTGGCGCACCAGGCGGAGAAGGCCAACTAG